A stretch of Brassica napus cultivar Da-Ae chromosome C6, Da-Ae, whole genome shotgun sequence DNA encodes these proteins:
- the LOC106386181 gene encoding LOW QUALITY PROTEIN: trihelix transcription factor GT-2 (The sequence of the model RefSeq protein was modified relative to this genomic sequence to represent the inferred CDS: substituted 2 bases at 2 genomic stop codons) yields the protein MSGNSSELLDSSGDGGLGGSGEEEKDMKMEKTGEVGGGGGNRXPRPETLALLRIRSVMDKTFRDSTLKSSLWEEISRKMMELGYKRSSKKCKEKFENVYKYHKRTKYGRTGKSKGKTYRFFDELEAFETINSYPPGSKFQPAKSPAATTTTRQMFHLDGLFLGFTPXGELLGSPTNRNQQVSVKPITTNPTFLAKQPSLRITFPFYDNNHTTKVDTGFKPPSRDLLNNVSSLNLFSSSTSSSDEEEDQEKRSRKKRKYWKGLFTKLTKELMEKQEKMHKRFLKALESRERERISREEAWRVQEVERINGEHETLVRERSNIAAKNVAIISFLQKISGGQQQQPHQQNYKVSHRKKYQSEQHSVSCQVVLDTTMKIGTYNGNHSVSPCSSRWPKTEVEALIRIRKNLEANYLENGTKGPLWEEISAEMRRFGYNRSPKRCKEKWENINKYFKKVKESNKKRPLDSKTCPYFHQLEALYNERNKTGPLPILPLLVTQPRQFLLSQETKAQFETNQMDKVDNKEGESGEDDYEDEEEEGAGDNYEISEFEIVLNKTSSPMDINNNLFT from the exons ATGTCTGGAAACTCTTCAGAACTGTTAGATAGCTCCGGTGACGGTGGCCTAGGCGGTTCAGGCGAGGAAGAGAAAGATATGAAGATGGAGAAAACCGGCGAAGTAGGTGGCGGAGGAGGAAACCGGTAGCCAAGACCGGAGACTTTGGCTCTGTTGAGAATACGTTCGGTGATGGATAAAACCTTTcgtgactccactctcaaatcTTCCTTATGGGAAGAAATCTCCAG GAAAATGATGGAGCTTGGTTACAAGAGAAGCTCAAAGAAATGCAAAGAAAAGTTCGAGAATGTGTACAAGTACCACAAACGTACCAAATATGGTCGTACCGGAAAATCCAAAGGCAAAACTTACCGTTTTTTCGATGAGTTAGAAGCTTTTGAGACTATCAATTCCTATCCACCTGGATCCAAGTTCCAACCCGCAAAATCTCCGGCAGCGACCACGACCACAAGGCAAATGTTCCATCTGGATGgactttttcttgggttcaccccctagggtgaacttttaggttcaccaaccaataga AATCAACAGGTTAGTGTGAAACCCATCACCACAAATCCTACATTCCTTGCCAAGCAACCGTCTTTAAGAATAACTTTCCCCTTTTATGACAACAACCATACAACTAAGGTTGATACTGGTTTTAAACCACCTTCGAGAGACTTGTTAAACAATGTATCATCGCTGAATCTTTTTTCGAGCTCGACTTCTTCATCTGACGAGGAAGAAGATCAGGAAAAGAGATCGAGGAAAAAGAGGAAATACTGGAAAGGATTGTTCACAAAGTTGACAAAAGAGTTGATGGAGAAACAAGAGAAGATGCATAAAAGGTTCTTGAAAGCTTTGGAGAgtcgcgagagagagagaatctcaAGAGAAGAAGCTTGGAGGGTCCAAGAGGTAGAGAGAATCAACGGTGAACACGAAACACTAGTCCGTGAGAGGTCTAATATTGCGGCTAAAAACGTTGCAATCATATCATTCTTACAAAAAATATCAGgaggacaacaacaacaaccacatCAGCAGAATTATAAAGTATCACATAGGAAAAAATATCAAAGTGAACAACATTCAGTATCCTGTCAGGTTGTACTAGATACAACAATGAAGATAGGGACTTACAATGGCAACCATTCAGTATCTCCTTGTTCTTCAAGATGGCCTAAAACTGAGGTCGAGGCCTtaataagaataagaaagaatCTTGAAGCTAACTATCTAGAAAACGGTACTAAGGGGCCGTTATGGGAAGAGATCTCTGCAGAGATGAGAAGATTCGGATACAATCGAAGCCCGAAACGATGCAAAGAGAAGTGGGAAAACATCAACAAGTACTTCAAGAAAGTCAAAGAGAGCAACAAGAAACGACCACTTGATTCCAAGACTTGCCCTTATTTTCACCAGCTAGAAGCGTTGTATAACGAGAGGAACAAAACTGGGCCACTGCCAATATTGCCTCTATTGGTTACTCAACCGAGACAGTTTCTTCTTTCACAAGAAACGAAGGCTCAGTTTGAGACTAATCAGATGGACAAAGTTGATAATAAAGAAGGAGAGAGTGGGGAGGATGATtacgaagatgaagaagaagagggcgCAGGAGACAATTATGAGATAAGTGAGTTTGAGATTGTGTTGAACAAAACATCTTCACCTATGGACATTAACAATAATCTTTTCACCTAA